In Mycobacterium tuberculosis H37Rv, a single window of DNA contains:
- a CDS encoding transmembrane protein, translating to MFANAGLSPFVAIWTARAASLYTSHNFWCAAAVSAAVYVGSAVVPAAVAGPLFVGRVSATIKAAAPSTTAAIATLATAANGQLRERGGAGGWVGVHCPVVGGGGVGHPRKAIAAAVSVHSTCMPAAFGGHLGLGDRSRSVSLSGTP from the coding sequence ATGTTTGCGAACGCCGGGTTGTCGCCGTTTGTCGCGATTTGGACCGCCCGCGCTGCCAGTTTGTACACCTCGCATAACTTTTGGTGCGCGGCGGCGGTTTCTGCTGCGGTGTATGTCGGCTCGGCGGTCGTTCCAGCGGCGGTGGCTGGACCGCTGTTCGTCGGGCGCGTCAGTGCCACGATTAAAGCTGCGGCACCCAGCACAACCGCGGCAATCGCGACGCTGGCCACCGCCGCCAACGGCCAATTGCGTGAACGCGGCGGCGCTGGGGGGTGGGTTGGTGTCCATTGTCCTGTGGTGGGTGGGGGGGGTGTTGGTCACCCGCGTAAGGCTATTGCAGCTGCCGTGTCTGTGCACTCCACCTGCATGCCAGCAGCGTTTGGTGGCCACCTTGGCCTGGGCGACCGCAGTAGGTCGGTTTCGTTGTCGGGGACGCCGTAG